Proteins encoded within one genomic window of Limnothrix sp. FACHB-406:
- a CDS encoding sensor histidine kinase, with protein sequence MKIQIKGRSRWLGYWQQRISNWHFSQKIALGYILAIATGVVGSLAGIALADHFQGRGVAQLHDATTQVQLLSDLRSNLQAARLAIDEAGDDEIPAAQRQLFQQDAIAAIQAARDLANELTAYLKQNPQWLADRPDRLLHLANQSVADLQEYANQQMLMQQADEANQSAAQKEAKEAAEALEWKALAGADRALSRLVIMAHGQAEQAEVLLEEAQGLEKGVVILSLLLSAAVAGVIAMRVTRAIVNPLVRAATVAQGVAETGDFSQRVGITSQDEVGSLAQALDTLIERVAERNQELADAADFASSQARTLYRTLMDLRRTQAQLIQTEKMSLLGQVVAGVAHEINNPTSFIYGNLIHVTEGVSHLLELLTLYEAGHGPHSPEIRSLVEQLDLEFVREDLPQLMASMRSGAERIRAIVLSLRLFARLDEAEVKAIDLPQSLDSVLTILGSRLCAQAHRPAIVVQLDYGSLPPIECYAGQLNQVLMHILTNAIDALDEAFRQQPDRLLTLKLTTRTLDPDSVSLAVTDSGLGIPVSEQSRIFELFYTTKPVGKGSGMGLAIAQQVIVEKHGGTIDCESGDWGTTFTLKLPIRLAIADPAQPQAAPLAADDPAPIEPLASDGLTRP encoded by the coding sequence ATGAAGATCCAGATCAAGGGGCGATCGCGCTGGCTCGGCTATTGGCAACAACGCATCAGCAATTGGCACTTCAGCCAAAAGATTGCGTTGGGCTATATCTTGGCGATCGCCACGGGGGTTGTTGGCTCCTTGGCCGGCATCGCCCTGGCGGATCATTTCCAAGGGCGCGGGGTGGCCCAACTGCACGACGCAACCACACAAGTTCAATTACTCAGTGATTTACGCAGCAACTTGCAGGCGGCTCGCCTCGCCATTGATGAAGCGGGGGATGATGAAATTCCCGCCGCACAACGGCAACTGTTCCAGCAGGATGCGATCGCGGCCATCCAAGCAGCCCGCGACTTAGCCAACGAGCTAACCGCCTATCTCAAGCAAAATCCCCAATGGCTGGCCGATCGCCCCGATCGCCTGTTGCACTTGGCCAATCAAAGCGTGGCGGATCTTCAGGAATATGCCAATCAGCAAATGCTGATGCAGCAGGCGGACGAGGCCAATCAATCGGCCGCCCAAAAGGAAGCCAAAGAGGCAGCGGAGGCCCTGGAGTGGAAAGCGCTGGCCGGGGCCGATCGCGCCCTGTCCCGGCTGGTGATTATGGCCCATGGGCAAGCGGAACAGGCGGAAGTTTTGCTCGAAGAGGCCCAAGGTCTGGAAAAAGGCGTTGTGATCCTGAGCCTGTTGCTGTCGGCGGCGGTGGCGGGGGTGATTGCGATGCGAGTCACGCGGGCGATCGTCAATCCCCTGGTGCGGGCGGCCACGGTGGCCCAAGGGGTGGCGGAAACCGGCGACTTCAGCCAACGGGTGGGCATCACCAGCCAAGACGAGGTGGGATCCTTGGCCCAAGCCCTCGATACGTTGATTGAGCGGGTGGCCGAACGCAATCAGGAATTGGCGGACGCGGCGGATTTTGCCAGCTCCCAAGCCCGCACCCTCTACAGAACTCTGATGGATTTGCGCCGCACCCAAGCGCAACTGATCCAAACGGAAAAAATGTCGCTCCTGGGGCAGGTGGTGGCCGGGGTGGCCCACGAAATCAATAACCCCACCAGTTTTATCTACGGCAACCTAATCCATGTCACGGAGGGGGTGAGCCATCTGCTGGAGTTACTGACGCTGTATGAGGCGGGCCATGGCCCCCACAGTCCAGAGATTCGATCGCTCGTGGAACAGTTGGATTTGGAGTTTGTGCGGGAAGATTTGCCGCAACTGATGGCTTCCATGCGATCGGGCGCGGAACGCATCCGGGCGATCGTCCTGTCGTTGCGGTTGTTTGCCCGTTTGGATGAGGCGGAGGTGAAGGCGATCGACCTGCCCCAAAGCCTGGACAGCGTGCTCACCATTTTGGGGTCGCGCCTCTGTGCCCAAGCTCACCGCCCGGCCATTGTGGTGCAGTTGGACTACGGATCTTTGCCCCCGATCGAGTGCTATGCAGGTCAGCTCAATCAGGTGTTAATGCACATTTTGACGAACGCGATCGATGCGCTGGATGAGGCCTTCCGCCAACAGCCCGATCGGCTCTTGACCCTGAAGCTCACCACCCGCACCCTTGACCCGGATTCGGTCAGCTTGGCGGTCACCGACAGCGGCTTGGGCATTCCCGTCAGTGAACAATCGCGGATTTTTGAGTTGTTTTACACAACCAAACCCGTGGGCAAAGGCTCGGGCATGGGTCTGGCGATCGCCCAGCAGGTGATTGTGGAAAAGCACGGCGGCACGATCGATTGTGAATCGGGCGATTGGGGAACGACGTTTACGCTGAAGTTACCGATTCGACTCGCGATCGCCGATCCAGCCCAACCGCAAGCAGCCCCTTTAGCCGCAGACGATCCAGCCCCGATCGAACCACTCGCGAGCGACGGCTTAACCAGGCCCTAG
- the cysE gene encoding serine O-acetyltransferase yields MLNALIADFRIIFDRDPAARNWLEVLFCYPGLQALILHRLAHGLQQRQLPFVPRLISHIGRLLTGIEIHPGATIGQGVFIDHGMGVVIGETAIVGDYCLIYQGVTLGGTGKESGKRHPTLGDNVVVGAGAKVLGNLNIGENVRIGAGSVVLRDVPADCTVVGVPGRVVYRSGVRVDPLEHGKLPDSEAQAIRALLDRIETLERRIEEMEAERAQVPVAVGAPERPCEDLTLCDWERIAKVAAEVTAAQRQLGQLNLVSGDDPAGKRCRLSDRALEEFFDGAGI; encoded by the coding sequence GTGCTAAACGCTCTCATTGCTGACTTTCGCATCATCTTCGATCGTGACCCCGCCGCCCGCAATTGGCTAGAGGTGCTTTTTTGCTATCCGGGGTTGCAAGCGTTGATCCTCCATCGGCTGGCCCATGGGCTGCAACAGCGCCAATTACCCTTTGTGCCTCGGCTGATTTCCCACATTGGACGACTGTTGACCGGGATTGAAATTCACCCGGGCGCAACGATCGGGCAAGGTGTGTTTATCGATCACGGCATGGGCGTTGTGATTGGTGAAACGGCGATTGTGGGCGACTATTGCTTGATTTACCAGGGCGTGACCCTGGGGGGCACGGGCAAGGAAAGCGGCAAGCGCCACCCCACCTTGGGTGACAACGTGGTGGTGGGAGCTGGGGCTAAGGTGCTCGGCAATCTGAATATTGGCGAAAATGTGCGCATTGGGGCTGGTTCCGTGGTTTTGCGGGATGTGCCTGCCGATTGCACGGTGGTGGGTGTGCCTGGTCGTGTGGTCTATCGATCGGGTGTGCGGGTAGATCCACTGGAGCATGGCAAGCTGCCGGACTCGGAAGCCCAGGCGATTCGGGCCCTGCTCGATCGCATCGAAACCCTGGAGCGGCGGATTGAGGAAATGGAAGCGGAACGGGCCCAAGTGCCGGTGGCCGTGGGTGCGCCGGAGCGCCCTTGCGAAGACTTGACCCTTTGCGATTGGGAACGGATTGCCAAGGTGGCCGCGGAGGTGACGGCGGCCCAACGCCAACTGGGCCAGCTCAATCTTGTGAGTGGTGATGACCCGGCGGGAAAGCGTTGCCGGTTGAGCGATCGAGCCTTGGAAGAGTTCTTTGATGGGGCTGGAATTTAG
- a CDS encoding PAS domain S-box protein, producing the protein MTNVAAANASPFLGQLLVLEPDETDQLKFARCFQHWPWLGEGHVVASMQAAIAHLRRQPVEMVLLNGCAIPPIEAVLEPSAGTESCPANKPEDLADRSPQPSDRPVTPIAQDQPDLLDQAAPSFRELLQLMEAQAVLWLVMVPADAADVALALVQQGAADYVVKDAAGAYLKLLPITLQKSWQTYQQQRQLQWLNHTVQSLPDGVYVADAGGQLLFTNDALKAICAIEQQNLQGQPITTLGQPALTRWVQQQAPIASDLQQPYHRRDVELAIQQPDRPALSMLLSETFIDDGCQAIRVGVLKNVHFLKEVQSSIHNVQSSLNSIIQSRTNQLQEAIGELHRENQERIKSKISLRLSRDFINRQQVFLRSVIDNNPNLIFVKDWEGRYVLANQAMADYYGTTVDELLNKTDEELLGPSEANARFLSENRFVIENRQELFLPEEMVIRRKIAQSDVQPDSIASVEQDGALLDASPESDLGTNTLGTALEINLSGAGGSSGADSCNGQVDDPFGTNPDIQWLQWHKSPIFLPAKGEYGVLGVGVDITARKQVELALAEQEKSLSTLVANLPGYVYRVANNPEYSALFVSDGVTAITGYETHEYLVDRTTSCGQEIHPEDADRVWEIVQAAIQKQEPYECEYRILTKFAQEKWVWERGSGVYSNEGKFLFLEGFVTDISDRKAAEQNLRQLSDRLQESQRIAKLGNWQIDLRSNKLYWSEQVFEIFEVDAQQFDASYEAFMAAVHPDDREMVDRAYERHLVNHEPYSVTHRLLLADGRIKYVHEQCETTYDEDGTPLYSQGTVQDVTDQYLAEMAREQAEKALHQVIEGTATVTGAQFFPNLVRHIAEALNVDYVVATELRGDRLQTLGVWVDGQLGDNSNLDLENTPCSYILEHGELYCETGGQSCFSISHSLFPGAVNGLLGVALQDDQGQAIGSLCILDQQPFSEEKHQQAMALLRVLASRAGAELQRKQANDALEQLNQDLEARVLQRTLELQAQEAQLRDLFDNATDLIQRIDPQGQILLVNRVWKETLGYGDEDLNDLSIFQVVHPADLEDYRQYLDRLCAGEASLDIETRFLSKDGQEILLEGNANCDFQEGKPIAIRSMFRNVTEGKQTRKALQESQQFLQTVLNTFPLFVFWKDRNSVYLGCNQNFAAAAGLPSPEAIVGKTDYDLPWGVSEAELYRADDREVIESGMAKLHLIESQKQLDGSLIQIETNKVPLRDSSGTVIGVLGIYQDITDRQAAELQLQRTNQQLLRATRLKDEFMANMSHELRTPLNAILGMTESLQEEIFGPITPQQDYALRTIDQSGTHLLELINDILDMAKIESGQMELDWSITDLVPMCRSSLVFIQQQATKKRIELNLNSPENLPNLWVDERRLRQVLINLLSNAVKFTPEGGKITLSIAVTSESLTAASEFVRSRSLSKMHLQGLVQQPPAPTAPANQPTTFVRIAVADTGIGIAAENLPKLFQPFIQVDGALNRQYDGTGLGLALVKQIVELHQGCVDVVSEVGVGSCFTIELPLLAPPPHQIP; encoded by the coding sequence ATGACCAACGTTGCTGCGGCTAATGCATCACCCTTTTTGGGCCAATTATTGGTCTTGGAACCTGATGAAACGGATCAGTTAAAATTTGCTCGCTGTTTTCAGCACTGGCCCTGGCTGGGTGAAGGGCATGTGGTGGCTTCCATGCAGGCGGCGATCGCCCATTTGCGTCGGCAACCGGTCGAGATGGTGTTGCTCAATGGCTGTGCGATTCCCCCGATCGAGGCGGTCTTGGAACCGTCGGCAGGGACTGAAAGCTGTCCCGCCAACAAGCCTGAAGACTTGGCCGATCGCAGCCCCCAGCCCAGCGATCGCCCCGTAACCCCGATCGCGCAGGATCAACCCGACCTCCTCGACCAAGCCGCACCCAGCTTTCGGGAACTCTTGCAGCTCATGGAAGCCCAGGCGGTTCTCTGGCTGGTGATGGTTCCAGCGGATGCCGCAGATGTGGCCTTGGCACTGGTGCAACAGGGCGCTGCCGATTATGTGGTGAAAGATGCCGCTGGAGCCTATCTCAAGCTATTGCCAATTACCTTACAAAAAAGCTGGCAAACCTATCAGCAACAACGCCAATTACAGTGGCTGAATCATACGGTTCAAAGTTTACCCGATGGTGTGTATGTGGCCGATGCCGGTGGGCAATTACTGTTTACCAATGACGCGCTAAAAGCAATTTGCGCGATCGAGCAGCAAAACCTACAAGGGCAACCCATCACCACCCTGGGCCAGCCCGCTTTGACCCGTTGGGTGCAACAACAGGCCCCGATCGCCTCCGATCTACAGCAACCCTATCACCGCCGGGATGTGGAATTAGCCATCCAGCAGCCCGATCGGCCAGCCCTCAGCATGTTGCTCTCGGAAACCTTTATTGATGATGGTTGCCAAGCCATTCGGGTGGGCGTGCTGAAAAATGTGCATTTCCTGAAGGAAGTACAGTCTTCAATTCACAATGTTCAAAGCAGCTTAAATAGCATTATTCAATCTCGAACCAATCAGCTTCAGGAGGCGATCGGGGAGTTACATCGCGAAAACCAAGAACGTATTAAATCAAAAATTTCGCTGCGCCTCAGTCGCGATTTTATTAATCGTCAACAGGTCTTTTTACGATCTGTTATTGACAACAATCCCAATTTAATTTTCGTCAAAGATTGGGAGGGTCGGTATGTGCTCGCCAATCAAGCCATGGCGGATTATTACGGAACCACCGTTGATGAACTGCTGAATAAAACTGACGAAGAATTACTAGGGCCCTCGGAAGCCAATGCTCGGTTTTTGAGCGAAAATCGCTTCGTCATTGAAAATCGCCAGGAACTCTTCTTGCCTGAGGAAATGGTGATTCGCCGCAAAATTGCTCAGTCAGATGTTCAGCCAGACTCGATCGCCTCAGTGGAGCAGGATGGTGCCCTCCTCGATGCTTCCCCAGAATCTGACTTAGGAACCAACACCCTAGGAACTGCCTTGGAAATCAATTTATCGGGGGCTGGTGGTTCCTCTGGGGCAGATTCCTGCAACGGCCAAGTTGATGATCCATTTGGAACCAATCCAGACATTCAATGGCTGCAATGGCACAAGTCACCGATTTTTCTGCCCGCCAAGGGTGAATATGGAGTCTTGGGCGTAGGGGTTGATATTACGGCTCGCAAACAGGTGGAACTGGCCCTGGCGGAACAGGAAAAAAGTCTTTCGACCCTGGTGGCCAATTTGCCCGGCTATGTTTATCGAGTGGCTAATAATCCTGAATACTCCGCGCTTTTTGTTAGCGATGGAGTAACGGCCATCACGGGCTATGAAACTCATGAATATTTAGTCGATCGCACCACCAGTTGCGGTCAAGAAATTCACCCCGAAGATGCCGATCGCGTTTGGGAAATTGTCCAAGCCGCCATTCAAAAGCAAGAACCCTATGAGTGCGAATATCGCATTCTCACCAAGTTTGCTCAAGAAAAGTGGGTTTGGGAGCGGGGTAGCGGTGTTTATTCCAATGAAGGAAAATTTCTGTTTTTAGAGGGATTCGTCACGGATATCAGCGATCGCAAGGCTGCGGAACAGAACCTGCGCCAACTGAGCGATCGCCTGCAAGAGTCCCAGCGGATTGCCAAGCTCGGCAATTGGCAAATAGATTTACGAAGCAACAAGCTCTATTGGTCTGAGCAAGTTTTTGAGATTTTTGAAGTGGATGCACAGCAATTTGATGCATCCTATGAAGCCTTCATGGCCGCTGTTCATCCTGACGATCGGGAAATGGTCGATCGAGCCTATGAGCGCCACTTAGTCAATCATGAACCCTATTCCGTCACCCATCGGTTGCTGTTGGCAGATGGGCGGATTAAATATGTCCATGAGCAATGCGAAACAACCTATGACGAGGATGGCACGCCCCTTTATTCCCAAGGCACGGTGCAGGATGTTACCGATCAATATTTGGCAGAAATGGCCCGAGAACAGGCCGAAAAAGCTTTGCATCAAGTGATTGAAGGCACGGCCACGGTAACCGGAGCACAGTTTTTCCCCAACTTGGTGCGGCATATTGCGGAAGCCCTGAATGTGGATTATGTGGTAGCCACGGAATTACGGGGCGATCGATTACAAACCCTTGGTGTTTGGGTTGATGGTCAACTGGGCGACAATTCCAATTTGGACTTAGAAAACACACCCTGTTCCTACATTTTGGAGCATGGCGAACTCTATTGTGAAACCGGCGGACAGTCCTGTTTTTCCATTTCCCATTCCCTCTTTCCTGGGGCAGTGAATGGGCTGTTGGGCGTTGCTTTACAGGATGATCAAGGACAGGCGATCGGCAGTCTTTGCATCCTAGATCAACAACCCTTTTCTGAAGAAAAACACCAACAAGCCATGGCCCTTTTGCGGGTGTTGGCCTCCCGGGCAGGGGCCGAACTTCAGCGCAAACAGGCCAACGATGCCTTGGAGCAACTGAACCAAGACTTGGAAGCGAGGGTATTGCAGCGCACCTTGGAACTGCAAGCTCAAGAAGCGCAACTGAGGGATTTGTTTGACAATGCAACGGATTTAATTCAACGAATTGATCCCCAAGGGCAAATCTTGTTGGTCAACCGGGTTTGGAAAGAAACCTTGGGCTATGGCGATGAAGATTTAAATGATTTGTCAATCTTTCAGGTTGTCCATCCTGCGGACTTAGAGGACTACCGCCAATATTTAGATCGCCTTTGCGCCGGGGAAGCTTCTTTAGACATTGAAACTCGCTTTCTCAGCAAAGATGGCCAAGAAATTTTGTTGGAAGGAAATGCCAACTGCGATTTTCAAGAGGGGAAACCGATCGCCATTCGCAGCATGTTTCGGAATGTGACTGAGGGCAAACAAACCCGCAAAGCACTTCAAGAATCGCAGCAATTCTTGCAAACGGTTTTGAATACATTTCCGCTCTTTGTGTTTTGGAAAGATCGCAATTCGGTTTACCTGGGGTGCAACCAAAACTTTGCGGCGGCGGCGGGGCTGCCTTCACCGGAGGCGATCGTGGGCAAGACAGATTACGACTTGCCCTGGGGAGTCAGCGAAGCCGAGCTATACCGAGCGGACGATCGGGAAGTGATTGAGTCTGGCATGGCCAAGCTACATCTCATTGAGTCCCAAAAACAACTGGATGGCTCCCTGATCCAGATTGAAACCAACAAGGTTCCGCTCCGGGATTCGTCAGGAACGGTGATTGGGGTTTTGGGCATCTATCAAGACATTACCGATCGCCAAGCGGCGGAATTACAGTTGCAACGAACGAATCAACAACTGTTGCGAGCAACGCGCTTAAAAGATGAGTTCATGGCCAATATGAGCCACGAATTGCGCACGCCGCTGAATGCCATTTTGGGGATGACCGAAAGCCTGCAAGAGGAAATTTTTGGGCCAATTACGCCCCAGCAGGACTATGCGCTCAGGACGATCGACCAAAGCGGCACACACCTGCTGGAACTCATTAACGACATTTTGGATATGGCCAAGATTGAGTCTGGCCAAATGGAGTTGGATTGGTCAATCACGGACTTGGTGCCCATGTGTCGATCGAGCCTGGTTTTTATTCAACAGCAGGCCACAAAAAAACGGATTGAACTGAACCTCAACAGCCCGGAAAACTTGCCCAATCTGTGGGTCGATGAACGACGACTGCGCCAGGTGTTGATTAATTTGCTGAGCAATGCGGTGAAGTTCACGCCGGAAGGGGGCAAAATTACCCTTTCGATCGCCGTGACCAGCGAATCGTTAACCGCCGCCTCGGAATTTGTGCGATCGCGCTCTCTGTCCAAAATGCATCTCCAGGGCCTGGTTCAGCAGCCCCCAGCCCCCACCGCGCCCGCCAACCAACCCACAACCTTCGTGCGCATTGCCGTAGCCGACACCGGGATTGGCATTGCCGCCGAAAATTTACCCAAGCTCTTTCAGCCCTTCATCCAAGTGGACGGGGCCTTGAATCGCCAATATGACGGCACAGGATTGGGTTTGGCGCTAGTGAAGCAAATTGTGGAACTGCACCAGGGCTGTGTGGATGTGGTCAGCGAAGTGGGAGTGGGCAGTTGCTTCACGATCGAACTTCCCCTGCTGGCCCCGCCGCCCCACCAGATCCCCTAG
- a CDS encoding glycosyltransferase family 4 protein yields the protein MRILAISSTFPYPPSKGGTEIRTYNLLARLAQRHAVTIATQRHPSVTDDHLAALRATVQEVMVFPLPPDPAASRSPRQLARKVKRFGQSWLRGTPPNVLHRFSRPMQAWIDQQIAADRFDVVTCEHSVNEIYVRPDWQRRYPKLRSIVDVHSSVYGWAKGHLDLGASPHPTRDWLYLPLLARYERRYANKFSAIVTTTPDDRDYMAQFAPQVPGFVIPNGVDLALFPLRDRDPGGYELVFVGAMDATHNIDAVKFFVNAVLPPLRSTYPAATFRIVGARPSAEVLALGDRPGVVVTGPVDSMAAELHRASVCVVPLRTGLGIKNKTLEAMAAGVPVVGSDRGLEGLTIDQPPLALRANQPAEYIAAIGRLWESTELRAQLSQAARAYVERDFSWDQAAQHYEAVLQSSPQQPTFTSFSL from the coding sequence ATGAGAATTTTAGCCATTTCTTCTACCTTTCCTTATCCGCCCAGCAAAGGCGGCACGGAAATTCGGACTTACAACCTGCTGGCCCGTTTGGCCCAGCGCCATGCGGTCACCATTGCCACCCAGCGCCATCCTAGTGTCACCGATGACCATCTGGCCGCGCTTCGGGCAACTGTTCAGGAGGTGATGGTGTTTCCGCTGCCACCGGATCCGGCCGCCAGCCGCAGTCCGCGCCAGTTGGCCCGCAAGGTGAAGCGGTTTGGGCAATCTTGGCTGAGGGGCACGCCGCCCAATGTGTTGCATCGCTTTTCGCGGCCGATGCAGGCTTGGATTGATCAACAAATTGCGGCCGATCGCTTTGATGTGGTCACCTGCGAGCACAGTGTGAATGAAATCTATGTGCGGCCCGATTGGCAGCGGCGCTACCCCAAACTGCGATCGATTGTGGATGTTCACAGCTCCGTTTACGGTTGGGCCAAGGGGCATCTGGATTTGGGTGCATCTCCCCACCCCACGCGCGATTGGCTGTATTTGCCCTTGCTCGCCCGCTACGAGCGCCGCTACGCCAACAAATTCAGCGCGATCGTCACCACCACGCCCGACGATCGGGACTACATGGCCCAATTTGCGCCCCAAGTGCCCGGTTTCGTCATTCCCAACGGGGTGGACTTGGCCCTGTTTCCGCTGCGCGATCGGGATCCCGGGGGTTATGAATTGGTGTTTGTGGGCGCAATGGATGCCACCCACAACATCGATGCGGTGAAGTTTTTTGTGAATGCCGTTCTGCCACCGCTGCGATCGACCTATCCCGCCGCCACCTTTCGGATTGTGGGGGCCCGGCCCAGCGCTGAGGTGTTGGCCCTGGGCGATCGACCTGGCGTAGTGGTCACTGGCCCTGTGGATTCCATGGCCGCCGAGCTACATCGGGCCTCCGTTTGCGTCGTGCCCCTGCGCACCGGGCTGGGCATCAAAAACAAAACCCTCGAGGCCATGGCGGCCGGCGTACCCGTGGTGGGGAGCGATCGGGGACTCGAGGGCTTGACGATCGACCAACCGCCCTTAGCCTTACGGGCCAACCAACCCGCTGAATACATTGCCGCCATCGGTCGGTTGTGGGAATCTACGGAGTTGCGGGCCCAACTCTCCCAAGCGGCCCGCGCCTACGTGGAGCGCGACTTTAGCTGGGACCAAGCCGCCCAACATTACGAAGCTGTTTTACAAAGCTCCCCACAACAGCCAACTTTCACCTCTTTTTCCCTATAA
- the galE gene encoding UDP-glucose 4-epimerase GalE, which translates to MTDACSKPTILVTGGAGYIGSHTVLALQQAGYPVVVLDNLGYGHREIVESVLKAELIVGDIGDRALLDRLFAQRQIGAVLHFAAYIAVGESVANPAKYYRNNVVGTLTLLEAMVAAQVPHFVFSSTAATYGVPQTPKIAEDHPQQPINPYGESKLTVERMLRDFDLAYGLRSVIFRYFNAAGADPSGNLGEDHQPETHLIPLILLAALGQRDNIAIFGTDYPTPDGTCIRDYVHVNDLAHAHVLGLEYLLNGGESTAFNLGNGNGFSVKETIAAARQVTQRPIVVVERDRRAGDPPVLVSSSDRAQAVLGWQPEYPDLEAIVSHAWHWHQRRHGTE; encoded by the coding sequence ATGACCGACGCTTGCTCAAAACCCACCATTCTCGTGACCGGCGGCGCTGGCTACATCGGCTCCCATACCGTTCTAGCGCTTCAACAGGCTGGCTATCCGGTGGTTGTGCTGGATAATTTGGGCTACGGCCACCGCGAGATTGTGGAATCGGTGCTAAAGGCTGAGTTGATTGTGGGTGATATTGGTGATCGGGCCTTACTCGATCGACTCTTTGCCCAGCGCCAGATTGGAGCCGTGCTGCACTTCGCCGCCTACATTGCCGTGGGCGAGTCCGTTGCCAATCCCGCCAAATACTATCGCAACAACGTGGTGGGAACCCTGACCCTGTTGGAAGCCATGGTGGCGGCCCAAGTGCCCCATTTCGTGTTTTCCTCCACGGCGGCCACCTATGGCGTACCCCAAACCCCCAAAATTGCCGAAGATCATCCCCAACAGCCGATTAATCCCTATGGGGAGTCTAAATTAACCGTCGAGCGGATGCTGCGGGATTTTGACCTGGCCTATGGATTGCGATCGGTCATCTTCCGTTACTTCAACGCTGCCGGAGCCGACCCCTCCGGCAACCTGGGCGAAGATCACCAGCCGGAAACCCATCTGATTCCACTGATTTTGCTGGCGGCCCTGGGCCAGCGGGACAACATCGCCATTTTCGGCACGGACTACCCCACCCCCGACGGCACTTGCATTCGGGATTATGTCCATGTGAACGACTTGGCCCACGCCCATGTGTTGGGGTTGGAATATTTGCTGAACGGCGGCGAATCCACGGCATTTAATTTGGGTAATGGCAACGGATTTTCCGTGAAGGAAACGATCGCTGCTGCTCGCCAGGTGACCCAACGCCCGATCGTTGTGGTGGAGCGCGATCGCCGGGCTGGTGATCCGCCCGTGTTGGTCAGCAGCAGCGATCGGGCCCAGGCGGTTTTGGGCTGGCAACCGGAGTACCCAGATTTAGAGGCGATCGTGTCCCATGCTTGGCACTGGCATCAACGCCGCCACGGCACTGAATAA
- a CDS encoding DUF29 domain-containing protein: protein MTVARDNLATLYECDYALWLDATIEQLRRRDYGNVDWDNLLDELESMARSDKRAIKHNLVVILVHLLKWQFQPEMRSGSWAGSITEHRTRIQSLLDDSPSLKNFLTEALDWAYPRARRQASDETELPIEQFPEACPYQLFEVLNENFLPQ from the coding sequence ATGACAGTGGCCCGGGACAATTTGGCAACGTTGTATGAGTGCGATTACGCCCTTTGGTTAGACGCAACAATCGAACAACTGCGCCGCCGTGACTACGGCAATGTGGATTGGGATAATTTATTAGATGAATTAGAGTCAATGGCCCGCAGCGATAAACGTGCCATTAAACATAATTTGGTGGTGATTCTTGTGCATCTTTTAAAGTGGCAATTTCAGCCTGAGATGCGATCGGGAAGCTGGGCAGGAAGCATCACGGAACACCGAACCCGAATTCAGTCCCTATTAGACGATTCCCCTAGCCTCAAAAATTTCCTAACTGAGGCCCTAGATTGGGCCTATCCCAGAGCACGTCGGCAAGCCAGTGATGAAACAGAATTACCGATCGAACAGTTTCCAGAAGCTTGTCCCTACCAACTTTTTGAGGTATTAAACGAAAATTTTCTACCCCAATAA